The genome window TCGGGCAGCCGGTACTTTGGTGTGCAGCGCATCACGTACTCGATCGCCGTGGGCAGGCTGATGCGGTGGCCGGGCGAGATGTAGAGCGGGCGAGTCTTTACCCGCGTCCGCAGCACCGCGCCGATCACTTCGCCCTTATCGTTGAGCGGCTGCCACGATCCGCGCTCGTCGGGCAGCGGCGCATGGGTGCCGATCAGCAGCGACTTGGCTACGCCGATCGCGGGGATGTCGGCGAGCAGGCCCAGGTGGCAGGCCAGCCCAAAGCGCCGGGGATGAGCCAAGCCCTGCCCGTCGCACAGCAGCAGATCGGGCGTGGTGCTCAGCTTACCAAGCGCGTCCAGCAGCGCCGGGACCTCGCGGAACGATAAAAATCCTGGGATATAGGGAAAGGTCGTCGGGCGGCGCACGATCGCCTGATCGCGAAGCTGGAGATCGTCCAGGCTTAAGACCGCCACGGCGGCGCGGGTGATCGCCCCGTCTTCCTCGAAGCCCACGTCAACGCCCGCGACCCAGCGGATCGGCCCTAGGCGATCCTCGGTGACGATCTGCGAGCGTAGCTCCTGCTGCACCGCCAGCGCCTCATCGATCGTCGTCGGCCAGTGGGCCGGTTGATTAATCCGCATGATCGTATGCCTTTCTGCGCTCCGCCGCGAGGCGAATCACGCGCTCAGTCTCGCTCCATACCGTGTACTGTGCCAGCTTGTCGAGCGTGGCCCACACCACCGCCGCTGCATCGTCGGCGGCGACAGGCTCGCCAGCGCGCCACTCGGCCAGCAGATCGATCAGCGTGTAGTGGAAGCGCACCCGCCCGTCGGCGTCGCGGTCGATCAGATCGACCACCGCGACCACGTCGCGGACCTCGATGTCAATGCCAGTCTCCTCGTACACCTCGCGCCGCGCCGCCTCGGCCACGGTTTCGCCGATCTCCTGCCGCCCGCCCGGCAGACTCCACTCATCCAGCAGCGGCGGTCGACCCCGCCGGATCAACAGCACTCGGTCGTCGCGCCAGACCACCGCCCCGACGCCGATGATCGGATGTTCTGGATATTCGCGTGGCATGCTGATTGGTAAGCTCCTTCCTGATCGCGCCGCCGAGGTTTGACGCCCAATGAGCGGCGCTGGTATAATCGTTTGACTTTGAAGCCCTCGTCCAGATTCCACTTGGAGAGCGTATCTGCATGAGCGATTTTATCAATTTTTTTATCCAATCAGATCCAGAGTTTGGTGGCGTCAGCTGGGCCACCGGTCTGTTCTGGTTGGTGCTGCTCGCAACAGGCGTCTACCTGCTGACTCGATGGCGTGATTCGAATCCGGTGCGGTATCGATTTGGTCGGCAGTTTGCGCTGGTCGTAACCGTGCTCGGTGTGCTTGGTCTGGTCGTTCTCACGCTCAACTACTTTCAAGTAGCGCCCTTTGACATTCGGCTGTGGATGTATCTGGTCGGTCTGGCCTCGCTGGGCTACCTGGGCTACGCCATGTATGCCTACAACAGCAAGTTGCCGGCCCAGATCGCGGCGGCTCGTCCGGCCCGGAGCGTGCGTGGCGTTTCGCGTGGCGCGCGGGCCTATCCGGCCAACGGTACACCCACAACACCACGCGCTGAGCGCCCGCCGCGTCCCGTGGCTACCACAACCAGGCGTGAGGCGCGGCGCGAGAAGAAGCGCAAGCAGCGGTAACGCAACCGTGCTACGCAGCCCCAGCGCAGGCGATTGCCTGCGCTGGCGCGTTTAAGCGCTGGCTCCTGGCTGAGGCTTGCACCCTGGACATGGTATAATCCTTAATATCATCCTCGGTCGTAGAGCGCGGTGGCGGTGAAACAATCATGGCAGGCGTGCTGATCATGCGTACGAGCAGTCAAATATCGATCAATCCATGCTTCGTATTATCCGCCGTAGCTCGTAAGCGCTATGGTCGCGCGTCGCTGCGTCGCTCGACCGACGACCGCATGCCGATGCTGTGTGATCGAACGGGCGCGATGCAATCGCCTGGGCGCGGCTCTGCCACTCCTGCGTGCGCACGAGGCTAGCCATGGAAGAACGCCTGCACATCCACGATCAGGCCGCAGCGCTCACGGATGAGTCCTCGCTGGCGCAG of Herpetosiphonaceae bacterium contains these proteins:
- the nfi gene encoding deoxyribonuclease V (cleaves DNA at apurinic or apyrimidinic sites), translating into MRINQPAHWPTTIDEALAVQQELRSQIVTEDRLGPIRWVAGVDVGFEEDGAITRAAVAVLSLDDLQLRDQAIVRRPTTFPYIPGFLSFREVPALLDALGKLSTTPDLLLCDGQGLAHPRRFGLACHLGLLADIPAIGVAKSLLIGTHAPLPDERGSWQPLNDKGEVIGAVLRTRVKTRPLYISPGHRISLPTAIEYVMRCTPKYRLPETTRWAHKLASG
- a CDS encoding NUDIX hydrolase; its protein translation is MPREYPEHPIIGVGAVVWRDDRVLLIRRGRPPLLDEWSLPGGRQEIGETVAEAARREVYEETGIDIEVRDVVAVVDLIDRDADGRVRFHYTLIDLLAEWRAGEPVAADDAAAVVWATLDKLAQYTVWSETERVIRLAAERRKAYDHAD